A window of Reinekea marina contains these coding sequences:
- a CDS encoding GGDEF domain-containing protein: MMIKNYQPQSSTSTLLNAIDDVQLGIVLVDESNRIIQWNSLASQWLGVDSLHNVELSDTWLTEKSIHLKDLNAQPLTALDLFKANATPIKVESQHQSIWLSAQCDATHWQGRPAHMLVFCNINKLASSFTQLQRQTNQASLRDPITGLSNRHNALERMEDMHKHGKRYGSQFTIALIDIDNFKRINDTYGQNFGDTVIARIALTLKGALRETDFCSRYGGEEFLVLMPETAMMDAVVTLDRLRQQVSELKWEECPSPITVSAGVHTWQRNSSIEQLLFETDQRLTMAKNAGRNQVCGDLV; the protein is encoded by the coding sequence ATGATGATCAAAAACTACCAACCGCAGAGCTCAACCAGCACCTTGCTTAACGCTATTGACGATGTGCAGTTAGGGATTGTTTTGGTTGATGAAAGTAACCGTATTATTCAGTGGAACAGCTTAGCCAGCCAATGGTTAGGCGTAGATTCCTTACATAATGTTGAACTCAGTGATACTTGGCTAACAGAAAAGTCTATTCACCTGAAAGACTTAAATGCTCAACCCTTAACAGCGTTAGACTTATTTAAAGCGAATGCCACCCCTATCAAAGTTGAATCGCAACACCAATCTATTTGGCTGAGTGCACAATGCGATGCTACTCACTGGCAAGGGCGTCCAGCGCACATGTTGGTGTTTTGTAATATCAATAAACTGGCTTCTAGCTTTACCCAATTGCAACGTCAAACCAACCAAGCCAGTTTACGCGACCCTATTACCGGTCTCAGCAACCGGCACAATGCGCTTGAGCGAATGGAAGACATGCATAAACACGGCAAACGCTATGGCAGTCAATTCACCATTGCATTGATAGATATAGATAATTTTAAGCGTATTAACGACACCTATGGCCAAAACTTCGGGGACACGGTCATAGCACGCATTGCCTTAACACTAAAAGGCGCGCTCCGAGAAACCGATTTTTGCTCTCGCTACGGTGGTGAAGAATTCTTAGTCTTAATGCCGGAGACGGCCATGATGGATGCGGTGGTGACCTTGGATCGCTTGAGACAACAAGTATCCGAATTGAAATGGGAAGAATGTCCAAGCCCCATTACGGTCAGTGCGGGCGTTCATACTTGGCAACGCAATAGCAGTATTGAGCAATTATTGTTTGAAACCGACCAGCGTTTAACAATGGCGAAAAACGCAGGTCGTAATCAGGTGTGCGGTGACTTAGTTTAA
- a CDS encoding aspartate kinase, protein MALHTVEKIGGTSMSNYPAVRDNIIQISRKPADMYQRIFVVSAYGGLTNKLLEHKKNREPGVYGLFANNDSDWQWSEALTDTAKAMREINASLFSAPHMLKQADQFITERMEGIRSCLLDLQRVCSYGHFQINEHLATVREMLAGVGEAHSAFNTALLLQAEGINARFVDLTGWREPDNLKFADKIAAVFARYDLSCEMPIVTGYTQCKEGLMQTFDRGYSEITFSKIAEVTDAREAVIHKEYHLSTADPVVVGEHNVNPIGRTNYDVADQLSLIGMEAIHPKAAKGLRKKNIALRIKNTFEPEHDGTLITNDYRSETPRVEIIAGIPNVYAFNVFDQDMVGEPQQLLEIQRLVQEFNIPLLAKEHNANTVTFYLDTGLKVIKRIQARIERHFPNAKMNSRKVAMVSVIGSDLNVTGILARLSTSLAEKDINVMAIYQSIRQVDVRIVVAEDHYEGAIAALHHALIEQQNTNANPNPALAAS, encoded by the coding sequence ATGGCGCTCCACACGGTAGAAAAAATCGGCGGTACTTCTATGAGTAATTATCCTGCAGTTCGGGATAATATTATCCAAATTAGCCGAAAACCTGCCGACATGTATCAGCGAATTTTTGTCGTTTCGGCTTATGGTGGATTAACGAATAAGTTGCTGGAGCATAAAAAAAATAGAGAACCGGGTGTTTACGGTTTATTCGCCAATAATGATTCTGATTGGCAATGGAGTGAAGCGTTAACCGACACGGCCAAAGCCATGCGTGAAATCAATGCTTCTTTGTTTTCTGCCCCTCACATGCTGAAACAAGCCGATCAGTTTATCACTGAACGCATGGAAGGGATTCGCTCGTGCTTGCTCGATTTACAGCGAGTTTGCTCTTATGGGCACTTTCAAATAAACGAACATTTAGCGACTGTGCGTGAAATGTTAGCTGGTGTTGGCGAAGCGCATTCGGCATTTAACACCGCCTTATTATTGCAAGCAGAAGGCATCAATGCCCGCTTTGTTGATTTAACAGGTTGGCGGGAGCCCGATAACCTGAAGTTTGCCGATAAAATTGCTGCCGTGTTCGCACGTTACGATTTAAGCTGCGAAATGCCGATTGTCACTGGCTATACCCAATGCAAAGAAGGTTTAATGCAAACATTTGATCGAGGTTATTCTGAAATTACCTTCAGTAAAATCGCCGAAGTCACCGATGCAAGAGAAGCAGTCATTCATAAAGAATACCACTTATCGACGGCCGATCCTGTTGTTGTTGGCGAGCATAATGTAAACCCAATTGGGCGCACCAATTATGATGTTGCAGACCAATTGTCATTGATTGGTATGGAAGCAATACACCCTAAAGCGGCTAAAGGGCTGAGAAAAAAGAATATCGCTTTACGAATTAAAAACACATTTGAACCTGAACACGATGGCACTTTGATCACAAATGATTATCGCAGTGAAACGCCGCGCGTTGAAATAATTGCCGGGATTCCAAACGTTTATGCTTTTAATGTTTTTGATCAAGACATGGTGGGTGAGCCGCAGCAACTGTTAGAAATTCAACGCTTAGTGCAAGAGTTTAATATTCCATTACTGGCCAAGGAGCACAACGCCAATACGGTTACCTTTTATTTAGATACAGGCCTAAAAGTCATTAAACGAATTCAAGCCAGAATTGAGCGCCACTTTCCTAATGCGAAAATGAACAGTCGTAAGGTTGCTATGGTGTCTGTGATAGGCTCAGATTTAAACGTAACCGGCATTTTAGCTCGGCTTTCAACTAGCTTGGCCGAAAAGGACATAAACGTTATGGCCATTTACCAGAGCATTCGTCAGGTGGATGTGCGTATTGTTGTCGCAGAAGACCACTATGAAGGGGCGATCGCTGCATTGCATCATGCGTTGATCGAACAACAAAACACCAATGCTAACCCTAACCCAGCCTTGGCGGCGAGTTAA
- a CDS encoding disulfide bond formation protein B, with translation MKVFKHFVQSPLYWIAVVAVGFGLEGVALFYQHVLNEPPCVLCIQARVWTLVGIIVAGLGLTVRKFFYARILAHLALIGALIGLLNRSWIALLVERGQYDGQCGMDPGFPTWLPLDSWFPNVFEVWTMCGYTPNLIAGLSMGEGLVYGVSVLIVIAVAALVVDILNRK, from the coding sequence ATGAAAGTATTCAAGCATTTTGTACAATCACCTCTTTATTGGATCGCGGTTGTAGCGGTCGGCTTTGGTTTAGAAGGCGTCGCACTCTTTTATCAACATGTTCTTAATGAACCGCCCTGTGTGCTGTGCATTCAGGCGCGTGTATGGACGTTAGTGGGTATTATTGTGGCGGGTTTAGGCTTGACCGTTCGTAAATTCTTTTATGCTCGAATCTTGGCTCACCTAGCGCTAATCGGTGCGTTGATTGGCTTGTTAAATCGCAGTTGGATAGCATTGTTAGTAGAGCGTGGTCAATACGACGGGCAGTGTGGCATGGACCCTGGTTTTCCAACTTGGTTGCCATTGGACTCTTGGTTCCCGAACGTTTTCGAAGTGTGGACAATGTGCGGCTATACACCCAACCTCATCGCTGGGCTCAGCATGGGAGAAGGGTTGGTTTACGGTGTGTCAGTACTTATTGTTATCGCCGTAGCCGCGTTGGTTGTCGATATTCTTAATCGCAAATAA
- the rpoZ gene encoding DNA-directed RNA polymerase subunit omega, protein MARVTVEDCLDKVDNRFELIMVASKRARQIANEGFEALVEEENDKPTVIALREIAEGKINASLLDVQED, encoded by the coding sequence ATGGCTCGCGTTACAGTTGAAGATTGCCTAGACAAGGTTGATAACCGATTCGAACTTATTATGGTCGCGAGTAAGCGTGCTCGTCAGATCGCGAACGAAGGTTTTGAAGCCCTAGTTGAGGAAGAGAACGATAAGCCAACGGTGATTGCGCTTCGTGAAATTGCAGAAGGCAAAATCAACGCCTCTTTGCTGGATGTTCAAGAAGACTAG
- a CDS encoding RelA/SpoT family protein, with amino-acid sequence MPTVHDLAIRLESYLSPEKIARVKRAYFYAEQAHEGQMRRSGERYITHPLAVANILSEMHMDHHSLMAAMLHDVIEDTAVSKAAIAEQFGEGVAELVDGVSKLTHLEFESKLEEQAENFQKMVLAMSKDIRVILVKLADRLHNMRTMGAMPPEKKRRKSRETLEIYAPIALRLGINDLRVELENLAFDNMYPLRSRRIKSAMKKQLGSRKASIENIQEALTQRLTDEGIDALVTGRQKHLYSIYNKMREKRKSLNEILDVYAFRITTDSVDSCYRILGVIHNFYKPIPNRFKDYIAVPKTNGYQSLHTTLIAANGVPIEIQIRTNEMEEMANYGIAAHWLYKTDETQSTQTHARARRWVKNLLEMQERAGDSMEFIENVKIDLFPDEIYVFTPKGEIMEMAKGATPVDFAYAVHTDVGNTCVGCLINRKLAPLSQPLSSGDSIKIISAPGAKPNPAWLNFVTTAKARSNIRHFLTNIEQKEALALGKKMLDNQLHSFDKSWGDFSEQQIDSVLEGFGLQTLEQLYEDIGTGHRAVYIVARRLMELVADKAVGNDHSSMTIKGTEGLLIQYGKCCRPIPGDAIVGVMSKGQGMVVHIESCRNIAEIRYNTERCVPLHWDKSMEGEFMVDLRVDLRNSRGVLASVANAVSLADANIESIQMMDIDATTSRLDLTVSVTSRVHLARVIRRLHGLSSVAKIERK; translated from the coding sequence TTGCCCACAGTCCATGATCTTGCTATTCGATTAGAGTCTTATTTGTCGCCTGAAAAAATCGCTCGGGTGAAACGTGCCTATTTTTACGCGGAGCAAGCGCATGAAGGGCAAATGCGCCGTAGCGGAGAACGCTACATTACTCATCCTTTGGCCGTGGCCAATATCCTTTCTGAAATGCACATGGATCATCACAGTTTGATGGCGGCTATGTTGCACGATGTGATCGAAGATACAGCGGTTTCAAAAGCGGCAATTGCAGAGCAATTTGGTGAAGGTGTTGCTGAGCTAGTCGATGGTGTTTCAAAACTGACCCATTTAGAGTTTGAGAGTAAATTAGAGGAACAGGCCGAAAACTTTCAGAAAATGGTTCTGGCGATGTCAAAAGACATCCGTGTGATTCTCGTTAAACTGGCTGATCGCTTGCACAATATGCGTACTATGGGAGCAATGCCGCCTGAAAAGAAACGGCGCAAGTCTCGTGAAACACTTGAAATTTATGCGCCTATTGCCCTGCGCTTGGGTATCAATGATTTAAGGGTTGAGCTCGAAAACCTTGCTTTTGACAACATGTACCCGTTGCGATCTCGTCGAATAAAATCGGCGATGAAGAAGCAACTTGGCAGTCGCAAGGCCAGCATCGAAAATATTCAAGAGGCGTTGACCCAGCGCTTAACCGATGAAGGCATCGATGCACTTGTCACTGGCCGGCAAAAACACCTCTATTCTATTTATAATAAAATGCGGGAAAAACGGAAATCGCTGAATGAAATTTTAGATGTATATGCCTTTCGCATCACAACCGATTCCGTCGACTCTTGCTACCGCATCTTAGGTGTCATACATAACTTTTATAAACCCATTCCCAACCGTTTCAAAGATTACATCGCTGTCCCCAAAACCAATGGTTACCAAAGTTTGCACACAACGCTTATCGCGGCCAATGGTGTGCCGATTGAAATTCAGATCCGAACAAATGAAATGGAAGAAATGGCCAATTATGGTATTGCGGCTCATTGGCTTTATAAAACCGACGAAACACAAAGTACGCAAACCCATGCACGAGCACGCCGGTGGGTTAAGAACCTGCTAGAGATGCAAGAGCGAGCGGGCGATTCGATGGAGTTTATTGAAAACGTCAAAATCGATTTGTTTCCTGATGAAATCTACGTGTTTACGCCGAAAGGTGAAATCATGGAAATGGCAAAAGGCGCTACGCCGGTCGACTTTGCCTATGCCGTTCATACCGATGTGGGGAACACTTGTGTCGGTTGTTTGATTAATCGAAAGTTAGCTCCGTTAAGCCAACCTTTAAGCAGTGGCGATTCAATTAAAATCATCAGTGCACCGGGGGCTAAGCCAAATCCAGCTTGGTTGAACTTTGTAACTACGGCTAAAGCGCGCAGTAACATTCGTCATTTCTTAACAAATATTGAGCAAAAAGAAGCCTTAGCGTTAGGTAAGAAAATGCTCGATAACCAGCTACACAGTTTTGATAAAAGCTGGGGAGACTTCAGCGAACAACAAATTGATTCTGTTTTAGAAGGCTTTGGCCTTCAAACGCTCGAGCAGTTGTACGAAGATATTGGAACAGGGCATCGTGCTGTTTATATTGTTGCGCGTCGCTTAATGGAGTTGGTTGCAGATAAAGCCGTGGGCAATGACCATTCTTCGATGACGATTAAAGGCACAGAAGGGCTCTTAATCCAGTACGGTAAATGCTGTCGTCCTATTCCGGGTGACGCCATTGTCGGAGTTATGTCTAAGGGCCAGGGCATGGTTGTGCATATTGAATCGTGTCGGAACATCGCTGAAATAAGGTACAACACCGAAAGGTGCGTTCCCTTACATTGGGATAAATCAATGGAAGGCGAATTCATGGTCGACCTGCGTGTAGACTTACGAAACTCCCGTGGCGTACTGGCCAGTGTTGCGAATGCCGTTTCTTTGGCCGATGCAAACATTGAGAGCATTCAAATGATGGACATCGATGCTACGACGTCGCGGTTAGATTTAACGGTATCCGTCACGAGCCGAGTTCACCTTGCCCGCGTCATACGTCGACTGCACGGATTATCGTCGGTCGCAAAAATTGAGCGCAAATAA
- a CDS encoding porin, which produces MNKVTVSILMLATAAGAHAKTSIYGEANARLQFENIDGGSSLSIDGSLSEFGYKGEQTLSEQETAFFDIGLGVNALGDSLGVSNGIISYPGLKVGQIGLRGDFGEISAFYDHSPVSKINHYFKLMKNDPDSIRYLLSDNGGLSPTGIYKVDGLSYQSPLIENNITINAALVPAEDPDGTTGISFAGRYDQGDIDVSVGFEVNVEQDSSQLFKVAGEYQTGKLKLGGQVQMSSSSDTDYSSRNFAGFVKLPLKFSQLETNNRIMAGFTTLTNPADDTVDQFYISGLQEIPWTSKVSTYSFVEVLMYNDLEDTRTVIGSGLKIGF; this is translated from the coding sequence ATGAATAAAGTAACAGTAAGTATTTTAATGTTGGCGACAGCAGCTGGCGCGCACGCTAAAACATCAATTTATGGTGAAGCGAACGCTCGTTTGCAGTTTGAGAATATTGATGGCGGATCCTCGCTTAGTATTGATGGATCGTTAAGCGAATTTGGTTATAAAGGCGAACAGACGTTATCGGAGCAAGAGACCGCCTTTTTTGATATTGGTCTTGGAGTCAATGCGTTGGGTGACAGTTTAGGTGTTTCAAATGGCATCATCTCTTATCCTGGATTGAAAGTTGGCCAAATCGGTTTAAGAGGGGACTTTGGCGAAATTAGTGCCTTTTACGATCACAGTCCCGTTTCTAAGATAAATCACTATTTTAAGCTGATGAAAAATGACCCTGATTCTATCCGCTATCTGCTTAGCGATAACGGAGGGTTGTCACCAACAGGAATATATAAAGTCGATGGGTTATCGTATCAGTCTCCTTTAATTGAAAACAATATCACTATAAATGCCGCCTTAGTTCCTGCTGAAGATCCAGACGGAACAACAGGTATCTCATTTGCTGGTCGCTACGATCAAGGCGATATTGATGTTTCTGTTGGCTTTGAGGTGAATGTTGAGCAAGACAGCTCTCAGCTATTTAAAGTGGCAGGTGAATACCAAACGGGTAAGCTTAAGCTGGGTGGGCAAGTGCAGATGTCGAGCAGTAGTGACACCGACTACTCGTCTCGAAACTTTGCCGGTTTTGTGAAACTGCCGCTAAAATTTTCTCAGTTAGAAACGAACAATCGAATCATGGCAGGGTTTACCACTTTAACGAACCCAGCTGATGATACGGTTGATCAATTTTATATCAGTGGGTTGCAAGAAATCCCATGGACAAGCAAAGTGAGCACTTACAGTTTTGTAGAAGTGCTGATGTACAACGATTTAGAAGATACCCGAACAGTCATTGGTTCTGGTTTAAAAATAGGGTTTTAA
- the argB gene encoding acetylglutamate kinase yields the protein MPCRGDCMTIDHNHDLNFVQVLHEALPYLQKFQGKTVVIKYGGNAMVDESLKASFARDIVLLKTVGINPVVVHGGGPQIGSLLEKLNIPSEFINGMRVTNTETMDVVEMVLGGLVNKEIVSLINQSGGQAFGMTGKDAHSIQAKKLKVTRKTPDLESSEIIDIGHVGEVESINTDFINRMVEGGYIPVIAPIGVGEDGASYNINADLVAGKMAEKLGAEKLILLTNISGLQDKNGEVLTGLTTDQVNGLIEDGTIYGGMLPKIDCALNAVASGVTSAHIIDGRVPHATLLEIFSDHGVGTLISNQQAIL from the coding sequence ATGCCGTGTCGAGGCGACTGTATGACGATTGATCACAATCACGATTTAAATTTTGTTCAAGTACTTCACGAAGCACTTCCTTACTTACAAAAGTTCCAAGGCAAGACAGTCGTTATTAAATATGGCGGCAATGCAATGGTCGATGAATCGCTTAAAGCCAGTTTTGCTCGGGATATCGTATTGTTAAAAACTGTTGGCATTAACCCAGTAGTGGTTCATGGCGGCGGTCCGCAAATTGGTTCGTTGCTTGAAAAGTTGAATATCCCAAGTGAATTTATCAATGGAATGCGAGTGACTAACACTGAAACCATGGATGTTGTAGAAATGGTACTCGGTGGTTTAGTGAACAAAGAAATTGTTTCACTCATTAACCAGTCCGGCGGCCAAGCTTTTGGTATGACAGGCAAAGATGCCCATTCTATCCAAGCTAAAAAATTAAAAGTTACTCGGAAGACACCCGATTTAGAAAGCTCTGAAATTATTGATATTGGCCACGTTGGCGAAGTCGAATCCATAAACACAGATTTCATTAACAGGATGGTGGAAGGTGGCTACATTCCGGTAATTGCCCCCATTGGCGTAGGCGAAGACGGGGCTTCTTATAATATTAATGCCGATCTAGTCGCCGGTAAGATGGCCGAAAAGCTGGGTGCAGAAAAACTCATATTATTAACCAATATCAGTGGGTTACAGGATAAAAACGGTGAGGTATTGACCGGGCTTACAACAGACCAAGTTAACGGCCTTATAGAAGATGGCACCATTTACGGCGGCATGCTGCCTAAAATTGATTGCGCGCTTAATGCTGTGGCCTCTGGCGTAACCAGTGCTCACATAATCGATGGTCGAGTACCACACGCCACATTATTAGAAATATTCTCCGATCACGGTGTCGGCACCTTAATTAGTAATCAGCAGGCTATTTTATGA
- the slmA gene encoding nucleoid occlusion factor SlmA translates to MTESKPTSSRHDQILQALAHMLETNPGKTITTAKLAKEVGVSEAALYRHFPSKARMFEGLIQFIEETLFSRVNRILQEEEAALPRCEAILTLLLAFAERNPGMCRILMGDALAGELERLRERVIQVFDRLETQIKQVIREAEIREGLRPAMPINQAAILLLTIAEGRINQFVRSEFKKKPTQDWNLHWQVLSKTLFERPAN, encoded by the coding sequence ATGACCGAGTCTAAACCGACCAGCTCTCGTCACGATCAAATATTGCAAGCTTTAGCGCATATGCTCGAAACGAACCCAGGTAAAACCATTACCACCGCCAAACTGGCTAAAGAGGTAGGGGTTTCAGAAGCGGCGCTGTATCGTCATTTCCCAAGTAAAGCACGGATGTTTGAAGGGCTAATCCAATTTATCGAAGAAACCCTTTTTTCAAGGGTGAATCGCATTTTACAGGAAGAAGAAGCTGCGCTTCCTCGCTGTGAAGCCATCTTAACCCTGCTATTGGCTTTTGCAGAACGCAACCCTGGGATGTGTCGAATTTTAATGGGTGATGCCTTAGCCGGTGAATTAGAGCGTTTAAGAGAACGCGTAATTCAGGTGTTTGATCGCCTTGAAACACAAATAAAACAAGTTATTCGCGAAGCTGAAATTAGAGAAGGCTTACGTCCAGCCATGCCCATTAATCAGGCGGCCATATTGTTGCTCACGATTGCCGAAGGCAGAATTAACCAATTTGTGCGCAGTGAGTTCAAGAAAAAGCCAACTCAAGATTGGAATCTTCATTGGCAAGTATTGTCAAAAACACTATTCGAGCGCCCAGCGAATTAA
- the dut gene encoding dUTP diphosphatase, translated as MTHTLQLKILDPKIGDTIELPSYGTEGSAGMDLRACLDEPLTVLPGETHLIKTGIAIYIEDPSLAATIIPRSGLGHKHGIVLGNLVGLIDSDYQGELMVSCWNRGQDAFTIEPGDRIAQMVLVPVIQAHFAIVDEFVETDRGAGGFGSTGRE; from the coding sequence ATGACACATACACTTCAGTTAAAAATACTAGACCCTAAAATTGGCGACACTATTGAACTGCCTTCTTACGGTACAGAAGGCTCGGCGGGGATGGATTTAAGAGCGTGCCTAGATGAACCGCTAACCGTATTACCCGGCGAAACACACCTAATCAAAACTGGCATCGCCATCTATATTGAGGACCCTAGCCTAGCCGCTACAATCATTCCTCGTTCAGGTCTTGGTCACAAGCATGGAATCGTACTGGGGAATTTGGTGGGGTTGATAGATTCAGACTATCAAGGCGAGCTCATGGTCTCATGCTGGAATCGTGGCCAAGATGCCTTCACCATTGAACCGGGTGATCGCATCGCACAGATGGTGCTGGTCCCTGTGATTCAGGCGCATTTTGCTATTGTTGATGAATTTGTAGAAACGGACCGTGGCGCGGGTGGTTTTGGCAGTACAGGGCGCGAATAA
- a CDS encoding phosphomannomutase/phosphoglucomutase produces the protein MAKSSAANKKKAVAEDGNNKTVLSFFYVPILALVLAASAAGYFLISTQVTPVNKAHQNALINEIAQQYEAYFNNVLDQHDLLMEQIASSDYVVENVINGEMANVESSIGSQIPHSLDVHVFALREAELRPNANPPFSHAAMDMIRRAEQGQPVLWEAHQHNGVVYLQTVKAIRNNAGRIIGTISISQSIDYLAQQLKGIDASKGNLLVQQEFLNAPIQTLLTYGAKNSNDVVKLNSNNINWTLTFQPSNDLAEATLQSSSIFIIVFAILSLAIAVPFILASQRVQTAFRQDANAFARQVKNLLTGQSSKAKFELAIFSTLEKTLTRLRISNTPISSDIETLNTATEASFNNDGVDDFDVSMMEADDDLLGMNQSGSTSTTHIAVSEELFKAYDIRGIVGQTLTNDAAMQIGIAIGSESYDRGQQTVIVGRDGRLSSPELSQALIKGLRSSGRDVIDIGEVATPVCYFASQHLEVGTCVMVTGSHNPANHNGFRVVIAGNALIEDEIKGLYHRIENQNFLKGDGKLMTQEVSSAYLDRVKADVKPKRPLKIVIDCGNGVAGNVMPQLIKNIGSHVLPLYCDVDGSFPNHLPDPGDSRNIEDLARTVVETRADLGVAFDGDGDRICVVTNSGKIVYADRLLMLLAKQVVQNNPGATVLYDVKSSRRLKNLVLGYGGKPVMWKTGHSYIKRRMKEVNAALAGEMSGHIFYQDRWFGFDDGLYATARLIEIIAAQSDTLDNLLNELPQDVATPEITIESSDARKFRVIEALQRNGDFGGGQLTDIDGVRVDFQDGWGLVRASNGRPALSCRFEADNDESLKKIQTLFKQQLLAVDSQLQIPF, from the coding sequence GTGGCCAAAAGTTCCGCTGCGAATAAAAAAAAGGCCGTCGCTGAAGACGGCAACAACAAAACGGTACTGAGTTTTTTCTATGTCCCAATATTGGCTTTGGTGCTGGCGGCAAGTGCGGCGGGCTACTTTCTCATATCTACCCAAGTCACACCGGTAAACAAAGCGCATCAAAATGCATTAATCAATGAAATAGCGCAACAATACGAAGCCTACTTTAATAATGTACTCGATCAACACGATTTGCTAATGGAGCAAATAGCCTCCAGTGACTACGTTGTCGAAAATGTTATTAACGGTGAAATGGCTAATGTTGAAAGCAGTATTGGCTCACAAATACCACACAGCTTAGATGTGCATGTTTTTGCGCTACGCGAAGCAGAGTTAAGACCTAACGCTAACCCGCCTTTTTCACACGCAGCAATGGATATGATACGTCGAGCGGAACAAGGTCAGCCTGTACTGTGGGAAGCCCACCAACATAATGGCGTGGTTTACTTACAAACCGTCAAGGCGATCCGTAACAATGCGGGCCGTATTATTGGCACCATCAGCATTTCTCAGTCTATCGATTATCTAGCGCAACAGCTTAAAGGCATTGATGCCAGTAAAGGGAATCTTTTAGTTCAACAAGAGTTCTTAAATGCGCCCATTCAAACATTGCTTACCTACGGTGCTAAAAATAGTAATGATGTTGTTAAGTTAAACTCAAACAATATTAACTGGACGCTTACCTTTCAACCTTCGAACGATTTAGCAGAAGCAACATTACAGTCTTCCAGTATCTTTATCATCGTCTTTGCCATTTTATCGTTGGCTATTGCCGTTCCATTTATTCTGGCATCACAACGAGTGCAAACAGCCTTCCGACAAGATGCGAACGCCTTTGCTCGCCAAGTTAAAAACTTACTCACAGGGCAATCATCGAAAGCAAAATTTGAATTGGCTATTTTCAGCACATTGGAAAAAACGCTAACTCGACTGCGCATTAGCAACACGCCCATCTCGTCGGACATTGAAACACTCAATACGGCGACAGAGGCCAGCTTTAACAACGATGGCGTAGATGACTTTGATGTGTCCATGATGGAAGCCGATGATGATCTTCTCGGCATGAATCAATCGGGCAGCACCAGCACTACTCATATCGCTGTTAGTGAAGAGTTGTTCAAAGCCTATGACATTCGAGGCATTGTCGGCCAAACGTTAACAAACGATGCAGCCATGCAAATCGGTATCGCTATTGGCTCGGAAAGCTATGATCGGGGCCAGCAAACCGTCATTGTGGGTCGAGATGGTCGCTTATCGAGCCCTGAACTCTCACAGGCCCTAATTAAAGGTTTGCGCAGCAGTGGGCGCGATGTCATTGATATCGGCGAAGTAGCCACTCCGGTTTGCTACTTTGCTAGCCAACATTTAGAAGTGGGAACCTGCGTCATGGTAACGGGTAGCCACAATCCAGCAAACCACAATGGGTTTAGAGTGGTTATTGCAGGGAACGCATTAATTGAAGACGAAATTAAAGGGCTTTACCACCGCATTGAAAACCAAAACTTCCTCAAAGGCGATGGAAAGTTGATGACTCAGGAAGTCAGCTCTGCCTATCTTGATAGAGTAAAAGCGGATGTTAAACCAAAACGACCGTTAAAAATTGTCATCGACTGTGGTAATGGTGTGGCAGGGAATGTGATGCCACAGCTCATCAAAAACATTGGTTCGCATGTACTGCCGCTTTACTGCGATGTAGATGGCAGCTTCCCAAATCATCTGCCCGACCCGGGTGATTCTCGAAACATCGAAGATCTTGCCAGAACCGTCGTTGAGACAAGAGCCGACTTAGGTGTTGCCTTTGACGGCGATGGTGACCGGATTTGCGTTGTGACCAACAGCGGCAAAATCGTCTACGCAGATCGATTACTCATGCTTTTGGCTAAACAGGTTGTGCAAAACAATCCTGGGGCGACGGTTCTGTACGATGTGAAAAGTTCAAGACGCCTGAAAAACCTTGTCCTTGGCTATGGTGGCAAACCCGTTATGTGGAAAACTGGCCACTCTTATATCAAGCGTAGAATGAAAGAAGTTAACGCCGCATTAGCGGGAGAAATGAGCGGGCATATCTTTTATCAAGACCGTTGGTTTGGCTTCGATGATGGTTTATACGCCACAGCTCGACTTATCGAAATTATTGCCGCACAGTCAGACACCTTAGATAACTTGTTGAATGAATTACCACAAGATGTCGCTACACCAGAGATAACCATCGAATCTTCCGATGCCCGTAAGTTTAGAGTGATTGAAGCATTGCAACGAAATGGTGACTTTGGTGGCGGCCAACTAACCGACATCGATGGCGTTAGAGTTGATTTTCAAGATGGATGGGGTTTGGTAAGGGCTTCGAATGGCCGACCCGCGCTTTCGTGCCGTTTTGAGGCAGACAACGATGAATCCTTGAAAAAGATTCAAACATTATTCAAACAACAGTTGTTAGCCGTTGACAGCCAACTGCAAATTCCGTTTTAA